From Sporosarcina sp. 6E9, a single genomic window includes:
- a CDS encoding 3-hydroxybutyrate dehydrogenase translates to MKSKVVFITGAASGIGYEIGTAFANEGAKVVFTDVNEEKVKEVTKALIENGIDCYGIKCDVTKEVEIKLAIDATVEKYGRLDVLINNAGLQHIDAVEDFPVEKFELMTKIMLVAPFIATKYAFPIMKKQKFGRILNMASINGVIGFAGKSAYNSAKHGVIGLSKVTALEGAEHGITVNAICPGYVDTPLVRNQMEDLAKNRNVTLEKVLDEVLYPLVPQKRLLDVSEISDLALFLASDKAKGMTGQAVVLDGGYTAQ, encoded by the coding sequence ATGAAAAGTAAAGTGGTTTTTATTACGGGTGCTGCAAGCGGAATAGGCTATGAAATCGGTACCGCTTTTGCAAATGAAGGCGCGAAAGTTGTTTTCACAGATGTAAATGAAGAAAAAGTTAAAGAAGTGACGAAAGCACTCATAGAAAACGGAATTGATTGTTACGGGATTAAGTGCGATGTCACGAAAGAAGTAGAAATCAAACTGGCGATTGACGCAACTGTTGAAAAATACGGGAGACTTGATGTTCTTATCAACAACGCAGGTCTTCAGCATATTGACGCGGTAGAAGATTTCCCGGTTGAGAAGTTCGAACTGATGACAAAAATCATGTTAGTCGCACCATTCATTGCAACAAAATATGCATTTCCAATCATGAAGAAGCAGAAATTCGGCCGTATTCTAAACATGGCTTCGATTAATGGTGTGATTGGTTTTGCGGGGAAATCAGCTTATAACAGTGCAAAACATGGCGTGATTGGCTTATCGAAAGTAACCGCACTTGAAGGTGCTGAACATGGCATTACTGTAAATGCAATTTGCCCGGGCTATGTTGATACGCCACTTGTGCGCAATCAAATGGAAGACCTGGCGAAAAACCGCAATGTCACGCTTGAGAAAGTATTGGATGAGGTTCTTTACCCACTAGTTCCGCAAAAGCGGCTATTAGATGTATCTGAAATTTCAGATTTGGCACTATTTCTTGCGAGCGATAAGGCTAAAGGAATGACGGGTCAAGCAGTTGTACTTGACGGCGGCTATACAGCGCAATAA
- a CDS encoding cytochrome c oxidase subunit 2A, with protein sequence MVTEKTEVKKEVEENEKYSLKGTMFSVGVVAAVIIAAYLLLFVLYMIRV encoded by the coding sequence ATGGTAACCGAAAAAACTGAGGTTAAGAAAGAGGTAGAAGAAAACGAGAAATACTCACTAAAAGGAACCATGTTTTCAGTGGGGGTCGTGGCTGCAGTAATTATTGCCGCATATTTACTTCTATTCGTTTTATACATGATAAGAGTATAA
- a CDS encoding SRPBCC family protein — MKKWSREIEINAPIEDVWMLFNGSLEEMQKIMPQVVENKPITVTDDKVGSIYLQKYKEGKRVMVYEVETLEYKNDSNEKMMKAGFTLSNMFEITAKYELVKLGEDKTFFKYTTTNRPLKWFIKPFLLFANDKVVVKFVQRVKDVAESQ; from the coding sequence ATGAAAAAGTGGTCGAGAGAGATAGAGATAAATGCGCCAATTGAGGATGTTTGGATGCTCTTCAATGGCTCACTAGAAGAAATGCAAAAAATCATGCCGCAAGTCGTTGAGAACAAACCAATAACCGTAACGGATGATAAGGTCGGAAGTATCTACTTACAGAAATATAAAGAAGGAAAACGAGTAATGGTTTACGAGGTGGAAACGCTAGAATATAAGAATGATTCAAATGAAAAAATGATGAAGGCAGGTTTCACACTTTCGAATATGTTTGAAATTACAGCGAAATATGAGTTAGTTAAACTAGGGGAAGATAAAACCTTTTTTAAATATACAACGACGAATCGACCACTTAAATGGTTCATTAAACCCTTTTTATTATTTGCAAATGATAAAGTAGTCGTTAAATTTGTTCAACGCGTGAAAGATGTAGCAGAATCACAATAG
- a CDS encoding cytochrome c oxidase subunit II, with protein sequence MKMHRYEEIWLALSFGILIIFMLVVGYQTFAMGMGPPSHKETIDPQKVDETAPFDNPGVFQTGDNEYEVVMTLQTFGFTPSNIEVPVGAEVTFTMTSKDVVHGFQVAGTNLNAMVMPGHIQKITQTFKEPGEYLVLCNEYCGIGHQMMSTTIFVK encoded by the coding sequence ATGAAGATGCATCGTTATGAAGAAATTTGGCTTGCTTTAAGTTTTGGAATCTTAATCATATTTATGTTAGTTGTCGGTTATCAAACATTTGCAATGGGAATGGGGCCCCCTAGTCATAAGGAAACAATTGATCCACAAAAAGTCGATGAAACAGCGCCTTTCGATAATCCAGGGGTTTTCCAAACGGGAGACAACGAATATGAAGTCGTGATGACCTTGCAAACTTTTGGGTTCACACCAAGCAATATTGAGGTGCCTGTTGGGGCGGAGGTAACATTTACAATGACTTCAAAAGACGTAGTTCATGGATTCCAGGTTGCTGGCACGAACTTAAATGCGATGGTTATGCCTGGTCATATTCAAAAGATCACGCAAACATTTAAAGAACCTGGTGAATATTTAGTTCTGTGTAACGAGTACTGCGGTATTGGTCACCAAATGATGAGTACGACAATCTTCGTTAAATAA
- a CDS encoding Crp/Fnr family transcriptional regulator, which translates to MEKLESVIRNVKLFRDLTDEEIKPFLEVMTKRTFSDKNIIFLHETPITHIYIVASGKVKVFRNDLSGKEQIICVKQQGDMFPNVGFFRKENYPANAQAIEDTSLYLISLKDFENVLIGNPQLSIKLFRILGDLIVDTQQRLEEMALRSTKERILLLLIRLGETHMANEKNGWIKINTKFTNSDLANMIGTTRESVNRMISQLRKEEKVKLLDGHFYIYPDKLKEEIY; encoded by the coding sequence TTGGAAAAGCTAGAAAGCGTTATTAGAAATGTAAAGCTATTTAGGGATTTAACAGACGAGGAAATTAAGCCTTTTCTAGAGGTTATGACGAAAAGAACATTTTCAGATAAGAATATTATTTTTTTACATGAAACACCAATTACGCATATTTACATTGTTGCATCGGGTAAGGTGAAGGTATTTAGAAATGACCTGTCGGGAAAAGAACAAATTATTTGCGTGAAACAGCAAGGCGATATGTTTCCAAACGTAGGTTTTTTTCGAAAAGAAAATTATCCGGCTAATGCACAAGCGATTGAAGATACTTCACTTTATTTAATATCGCTTAAGGATTTTGAAAATGTATTAATCGGAAATCCACAGCTATCCATTAAGTTATTTCGGATTCTAGGCGATCTAATTGTTGATACGCAACAACGATTAGAAGAGATGGCTTTACGAAGCACCAAGGAAAGAATTCTGCTTCTATTAATTCGCCTGGGTGAAACCCATATGGCGAATGAGAAGAATGGGTGGATAAAGATAAACACCAAATTCACAAATTCAGATCTTGCCAATATGATTGGAACAACGAGAGAATCCGTAAACCGGATGATTTCACAACTCCGAAAAGAAGAAAAAGTGAAATTGCTTGATGGTCATTTTTATATTTACCCTGATAAGTTAAAAGAAGAAATATACTAA
- a CDS encoding GntP family permease — MLGIILGLVVLMVLAYIGWSIIWVAPIAAGVVALTGGLDLLDAYKDTYMGGFVGFAKAWFPVFLLGAIFGKLMEDSGMARSVAVALTKLIGTKRAILGVVVSSAVLTYGGVSLFVVVFAVYPLALSLFREANINRKLIPGTVALGAFTFTMTALPGTPQIQNLIPMEHFKTDAMAAPIIGVIAALVMGVGGYFYLRWREKQLAAAGEVYTDPEDTKIMDASDSTPLFILSVLPLLTVLITLNLFKWDIVTALIAGIILIMLLNITKFKGFVKAINGGAIGSVTAIVNTSAAVGFGTVVKIVPGFEKLTDLLMSIKGNPLISEAVAVNVLAGATGSASGGMGIALEALGSKYYEIAIDTGMNPEAFHRVASLASGGLDTLPHNGAVLTLLTITGMSHKDSYKDIFVVAVLIPIIAVVVAILMAAIGIN; from the coding sequence ATGTTAGGAATTATTCTTGGTCTGGTGGTCCTTATGGTGTTGGCCTATATCGGCTGGTCCATAATCTGGGTTGCTCCGATTGCGGCAGGTGTGGTAGCGCTTACGGGTGGTTTGGACTTGTTAGATGCTTACAAAGATACATATATGGGCGGTTTCGTTGGTTTTGCGAAAGCCTGGTTCCCGGTCTTTTTACTAGGAGCAATTTTCGGGAAGTTAATGGAAGATTCGGGGATGGCTAGATCTGTCGCGGTAGCGCTTACGAAGTTAATAGGAACAAAACGCGCGATACTTGGTGTCGTCGTTTCATCTGCAGTGCTTACATATGGTGGGGTTAGTTTGTTCGTTGTTGTATTCGCGGTATATCCACTAGCTTTGTCTTTGTTCCGTGAAGCAAATATTAACCGTAAACTAATACCAGGGACGGTCGCGCTCGGTGCTTTTACATTTACAATGACAGCGCTTCCTGGAACGCCACAAATTCAAAACCTCATACCGATGGAACATTTCAAGACTGATGCTATGGCGGCGCCAATTATAGGAGTTATTGCAGCCTTAGTTATGGGGGTCGGTGGGTATTTCTATCTTAGATGGCGAGAAAAGCAATTAGCTGCAGCGGGTGAAGTATATACCGATCCTGAAGATACAAAAATTATGGATGCGAGCGATTCAACGCCCCTATTCATACTTTCTGTACTGCCACTTTTGACTGTGCTAATTACATTAAATTTATTTAAATGGGATATTGTAACAGCTTTAATAGCTGGAATTATTCTTATCATGTTATTGAATATTACGAAATTCAAGGGATTTGTAAAAGCGATCAACGGCGGGGCGATTGGTTCTGTGACGGCCATTGTTAATACCAGTGCCGCAGTTGGTTTTGGGACTGTAGTTAAAATTGTGCCTGGTTTTGAGAAACTAACAGATTTGCTCATGAGTATTAAAGGAAACCCACTAATATCCGAAGCTGTTGCTGTTAACGTTCTAGCTGGTGCAACGGGTTCAGCTTCTGGTGGTATGGGCATTGCCCTTGAAGCATTGGGTTCAAAGTATTACGAAATTGCAATTGATACTGGTATGAATCCTGAAGCGTTTCACCGTGTGGCATCTCTTGCGTCTGGTGGTTTAGATACATTACCTCATAACGGCGCGGTACTTACACTTCTGACGATTACGGGAATGAGCCATAAAGATAGTTATAAAGACATTTTTGTCGTTGCAGTCCTCATTCCGATTATTGCGGTAGTTGTCGCAATTTTGATGGCAGCAATAGGCATTAACTAA
- a CDS encoding amidase, which yields MDVNGLEQVDVEAKWEILLDLDASELVRMIAHKEITSREATERYIEHIKNVNPALNFLVEERFKDALEEADEADRLIAENKSNGKLFGVPISMKESFHVAGMKTTGGLLARKDAIQNSDAELVKKLKSEGAIILGKTNTPELCFCQETDNKLYGRTNNARDTSRTAGGSSGGEAVMISVGGAAAGLGSDIGGSIRFPCHFNGVIGFKSGNSQVSSVGSYPPESHSLQCRMLGIGPITKSVRDAKLLYNIIAKTEVNDKAVEAFTISFLSETEYPLSTVTANLMDSVYSRLKDEFNTERTIPPFFEESSRLWQEIMSINGAAGPGKEAFGDEPVRPLRAYLSESVSGKSKVHRYMSWALIGASLFKPSVTRVKEIEVFVARGDDILNDYLHERILIHPVYHTAAPKHGVVYKEIFSIRKTYEKYMPYVAYANVWGLPSLTIPIGADEAGMPIAIQLVSKNGNEDALFNLGELIEQEFLSYQRVNLG from the coding sequence ATGGATGTGAACGGATTGGAGCAAGTAGATGTAGAAGCAAAGTGGGAAATTCTGTTAGATCTGGATGCGAGTGAACTTGTGCGAATGATTGCTCATAAAGAAATTACCTCACGTGAAGCTACGGAGAGATATATTGAGCATATAAAAAATGTGAATCCCGCGCTCAACTTTTTAGTAGAAGAGAGATTTAAGGATGCACTAGAAGAAGCAGATGAAGCTGACCGGCTGATAGCCGAAAATAAGTCAAACGGAAAACTTTTTGGAGTCCCGATTAGTATGAAAGAGTCCTTTCATGTCGCTGGGATGAAGACGACTGGCGGTTTGTTAGCTAGGAAAGACGCAATCCAAAATTCAGATGCTGAGTTGGTCAAGAAGTTAAAGAGTGAAGGCGCAATCATTTTAGGGAAAACAAATACCCCAGAACTTTGCTTCTGCCAAGAAACAGATAATAAATTATATGGTCGGACGAATAACGCACGAGATACTTCTAGGACGGCAGGGGGCTCTAGTGGCGGTGAAGCAGTCATGATTTCAGTGGGCGGAGCTGCGGCAGGGCTTGGATCAGATATAGGTGGTTCAATACGCTTTCCATGTCATTTTAATGGCGTTATCGGATTTAAGTCGGGCAATAGTCAAGTTTCTTCGGTTGGAAGTTATCCGCCCGAAAGCCATTCGCTTCAATGCAGAATGCTAGGAATAGGTCCGATTACGAAATCGGTAAGAGATGCAAAATTACTCTATAATATTATCGCGAAAACAGAAGTAAATGATAAAGCAGTTGAAGCGTTTACGATAAGTTTTCTATCGGAAACGGAGTATCCGTTATCCACGGTTACTGCAAATTTGATGGATTCCGTATATAGTCGTTTAAAAGATGAATTTAATACAGAAAGAACCATTCCACCTTTTTTCGAAGAATCTTCTCGCCTATGGCAAGAAATTATGTCTATCAATGGTGCCGCAGGTCCTGGAAAAGAAGCATTTGGAGACGAGCCGGTACGGCCACTCCGTGCATATTTGAGTGAATCAGTTAGCGGGAAATCAAAAGTTCATCGATACATGTCGTGGGCGCTAATTGGTGCTTCCTTATTTAAGCCATCTGTAACGCGTGTGAAAGAAATTGAAGTGTTTGTTGCTCGTGGTGATGATATCTTAAATGACTACTTACACGAACGGATACTCATTCATCCCGTTTATCATACAGCAGCCCCAAAACACGGCGTTGTGTATAAGGAAATTTTTTCGATTAGAAAAACATATGAAAAATATATGCCTTATGTCGCGTATGCGAATGTTTGGGGTCTTCCATCGTTAACGATTCCAATCGGAGCTGATGAAGCAGGTATGCCTATTGCAATACAGTTAGTCAGTAAAAATGGAAATGAAGATGCGCTTTTTAATCTTGGAGAATTAATCGAACAAGAATTTCTGAGTTATCAACGCGTTAATTTGGGATAA
- a CDS encoding YdcF family protein: MKASLTVSVIVIFIVVFLWILTGQWMVDGVEPKANGSKDYAIILGAKVNGEIPSLSLQYRMDAALDYAEKYPHVYLILSGGQGAGEHISEAEAMRRFLVENSIQEERLMIEDSSTSTYENLLYSIEMISVPVKEITIISSDYHLARAQNIARSLGLRTDVMAAKTPKVVELKLRTRERLALIKNVIVGR, translated from the coding sequence ATGAAAGCAAGCTTAACGGTCTCTGTTATAGTAATTTTCATCGTTGTTTTTTTGTGGATTCTTACCGGACAATGGATGGTAGATGGCGTGGAGCCAAAAGCAAATGGCTCAAAAGATTACGCAATTATTCTAGGTGCAAAAGTGAACGGTGAAATTCCTTCTCTGTCACTACAGTATCGTATGGATGCCGCATTGGATTATGCAGAAAAATACCCGCATGTATATTTGATATTATCTGGTGGACAAGGGGCAGGTGAACATATTAGTGAGGCAGAGGCTATGAGGCGATTCTTAGTTGAGAATAGTATACAAGAAGAAAGGTTAATGATTGAAGACAGCTCAACTTCTACATATGAAAACTTACTTTATTCAATCGAAATGATTTCCGTTCCAGTAAAAGAAATAACAATTATCTCAAGTGATTATCATCTAGCAAGAGCACAGAATATTGCACGAAGTCTAGGTCTCCGAACTGATGTGATGGCGGCTAAAACGCCGAAAGTCGTGGAACTAAAATTAAGAACTCGAGAACGCCTTGCATTGATTAAAAATGTGATTGTCGGACGGTAA
- a CDS encoding FAD-binding oxidoreductase, translated as MKDFIIIGAGILGASTAYHLVKAGANVTVIDREEPGQASDAAAGIICPWLSQRRNKAWYELAKGGAAYYEKLIQQLENEGETKTGYRKVGAVSLHTDRAKLNKMEERVIDRKKHANEIGDIRKLTSLETSALFPPLSNEFESIQISGAARVNGRELVNALINAAKRLGANFINGSAELLHSNNEVTGVRVGNEEYHADKVLVTAGAWAGELLAPLGINLQVKGQKAQIAHLQLDNNSTENWPVVMPPSNQYILAFDNGRIVIGATHEDDMEYNHKVTAGGLHEIFDKAISIAPGLAEGEFIEARVGFRPFTPNFLPIIGEVPNINGLVLANGLGASGLTIGPYLGAQLSKLALGEKLDIDLDLYDVSTAISSY; from the coding sequence ATGAAAGACTTTATTATAATTGGTGCCGGAATATTAGGGGCATCGACTGCATATCACTTAGTTAAAGCAGGAGCTAACGTAACCGTAATTGACCGAGAGGAGCCCGGACAGGCGTCTGATGCGGCAGCAGGAATCATTTGTCCATGGTTATCCCAACGGCGAAATAAGGCCTGGTATGAACTTGCAAAGGGTGGAGCCGCGTATTATGAAAAACTTATACAGCAACTGGAAAATGAAGGCGAAACTAAAACAGGATATCGCAAAGTCGGGGCTGTGAGTTTACATACAGATCGAGCAAAACTGAATAAAATGGAGGAACGAGTCATTGATAGAAAGAAGCATGCCAATGAGATCGGGGATATTCGAAAACTTACATCACTAGAAACATCTGCATTATTTCCTCCATTATCAAATGAATTTGAATCTATCCAGATTAGCGGTGCGGCAAGAGTAAATGGCCGTGAATTAGTAAATGCGCTGATAAATGCAGCGAAAAGACTTGGTGCTAATTTTATTAATGGTTCAGCCGAACTATTGCATTCAAATAATGAAGTAACGGGTGTGCGTGTTGGTAATGAAGAATATCATGCAGATAAAGTGCTGGTTACAGCGGGTGCATGGGCAGGCGAGTTATTAGCGCCGCTAGGAATAAATTTGCAAGTGAAAGGACAAAAAGCACAAATTGCGCATCTTCAACTAGACAACAATAGCACAGAAAATTGGCCTGTCGTCATGCCGCCATCCAATCAATATATACTTGCATTTGATAATGGACGAATTGTAATTGGCGCGACTCATGAAGATGATATGGAATACAATCATAAAGTAACGGCAGGCGGCTTGCATGAAATTTTTGACAAGGCAATATCGATTGCACCAGGGTTAGCAGAAGGAGAATTTATTGAAGCGCGTGTAGGTTTCCGGCCATTTACACCTAACTTTTTACCAATTATCGGGGAAGTGCCTAATATAAACGGACTCGTTCTTGCAAATGGTCTTGGGGCATCGGGACTTACGATTGGACCTTATTTAGGCGCTCAACTATCAAAACTTGCACTTGGTGAAAAACTTGATATTGACCTAGATTTATATGATGTATCCACGGCAATTTCATCTTATTAA
- a CDS encoding GNAT family N-acetyltransferase gives MFPMLETERLILREITNEDANAVYSSFSNDEVTRYYGQDTMKDIEEAEKIIDIFALNYIEKRGIRWGIQRKDDQKVIGTIGFHAWVHKHKRAEIGYEIHPDYWRNGYTHEALLKIISYGFEEMRLTRIGAVVFTENEASNKLLTKIGFQKEGLLNDYMYQNGKPHDTYIYSFVNNDGLV, from the coding sequence ATGTTTCCCATGTTAGAAACAGAAAGATTAATATTAAGGGAAATTACGAATGAAGATGCCAATGCTGTTTATTCTAGTTTTTCCAATGATGAAGTTACGCGCTATTACGGCCAAGATACTATGAAAGATATTGAAGAAGCAGAAAAAATAATCGATATATTTGCATTAAATTACATTGAGAAGCGCGGCATTCGATGGGGCATACAAAGAAAAGACGATCAAAAAGTTATTGGAACGATTGGTTTTCATGCATGGGTTCATAAACACAAACGGGCTGAAATCGGCTATGAAATTCATCCGGATTATTGGAGAAACGGATATACCCACGAAGCACTACTCAAAATCATCTCATATGGGTTTGAAGAAATGAGGTTAACACGAATTGGCGCAGTCGTATTTACAGAAAATGAAGCATCTAATAAGTTGTTAACGAAAATAGGTTTCCAAAAAGAAGGATTATTAAATGACTATATGTATCAAAATGGTAAACCACATGATACGTATATATATTCCTTCGTTAATAATGATGGTCTTGTATAG
- a CDS encoding cbb3-type cytochrome c oxidase subunit I, producing METVINKTNLKKTNKNKTMKEKAHQILGVVPEDAKLSKSYMAVAFIALLIGGFLGLFQGLERAGLLQLPSWFTYYQVLTAHGILLVLVLTAFFTIGYFYAGMSHTLGGLLPQVRKMAWIGFWMKIVGFVVAVIPVLMNEATVLYTFYPPMAASPFFYIGLALIVLGVWMCAFGAFINVAKWRKSNPGKHIPIFAFFATGVFVLLFFGSIGVTVEVVTLIFWSAGLLETINVMVSRTLFWAFGHTLVNIWYLTAVSAWYVIVPKIIGGRRFSDTLTRVVVILLVVTNIPGGFHHQIVDPGMSQVLKFLHVFMSLSIAFPSLMTAFALFYVFERTGRAKGGKGLLGWLKKLPWGDVRFLAPFIAMVAFIPAGAGGIAQTTNQLNQVVHNTLWVVGHFHLTVGTSVILTFFGITYWLIPYLSKRVLTPAMNKVGVIQTIIWTVGMLFMSGSMHYVGLLGSPRRTSYTTYGDHVVALGWDPYMFLLAIGGTLLIIGVLIQVYAVFHMMFLAPKGETEFPIAEPEEAEEKTPMWTDRWGLWIVIMLLVVSMGYVIPLVDLIVNAPPGSPPFRTW from the coding sequence ATGGAAACAGTCATTAACAAAACAAATTTAAAAAAGACAAATAAAAATAAAACGATGAAAGAAAAAGCGCATCAGATTTTAGGCGTCGTTCCAGAAGATGCAAAACTATCGAAATCTTATATGGCCGTTGCGTTTATCGCATTACTAATAGGTGGATTTTTAGGGTTATTTCAAGGGTTAGAACGTGCAGGGTTATTACAATTACCTTCCTGGTTTACCTATTATCAAGTATTAACAGCACATGGCATCTTATTAGTTCTAGTCCTAACAGCGTTCTTTACAATAGGTTATTTTTACGCAGGCATGTCACATACACTAGGCGGATTATTACCGCAAGTTAGAAAGATGGCCTGGATTGGTTTTTGGATGAAAATTGTTGGTTTTGTCGTTGCGGTAATTCCAGTTTTGATGAATGAAGCAACTGTTCTGTATACATTTTATCCACCAATGGCAGCATCACCATTCTTTTATATCGGATTGGCATTGATTGTACTTGGCGTATGGATGTGCGCATTTGGCGCATTTATCAACGTTGCCAAATGGAGAAAAAGCAACCCAGGCAAGCATATCCCGATATTCGCATTCTTTGCGACAGGCGTATTCGTTCTACTATTTTTCGGGAGCATTGGCGTCACCGTAGAAGTTGTAACATTAATCTTCTGGTCGGCCGGATTACTTGAAACAATAAACGTAATGGTTAGTCGAACGTTATTTTGGGCTTTCGGACATACGCTCGTTAACATTTGGTACTTGACTGCAGTGTCGGCATGGTACGTGATCGTACCAAAAATAATCGGTGGAAGAAGATTTAGTGATACGTTAACGCGTGTAGTCGTAATCTTGCTAGTCGTTACAAACATTCCAGGCGGGTTTCACCATCAAATTGTCGACCCAGGAATGTCGCAGGTACTCAAATTCTTGCACGTGTTTATGAGTTTATCAATCGCATTCCCGTCCTTAATGACAGCATTTGCATTGTTCTATGTGTTTGAACGTACGGGGCGGGCAAAAGGTGGAAAAGGGTTACTTGGTTGGCTTAAGAAATTACCTTGGGGAGATGTCCGGTTCTTAGCGCCATTTATCGCAATGGTAGCTTTCATACCAGCAGGCGCAGGAGGTATTGCACAGACAACAAACCAATTGAACCAAGTTGTTCATAACACATTATGGGTAGTCGGTCACTTCCATTTAACTGTCGGAACATCAGTCATCCTAACGTTTTTCGGAATCACTTATTGGTTAATCCCATACTTATCCAAGCGGGTACTCACGCCAGCAATGAATAAAGTGGGGGTCATTCAAACAATCATTTGGACAGTAGGTATGCTCTTTATGTCCGGTTCCATGCATTATGTAGGATTGCTTGGTTCGCCACGTAGAACTTCATATACAACATACGGGGATCACGTAGTGGCACTTGGATGGGATCCGTATATGTTCTTGCTAGCGATTGGCGGAACGCTACTAATCATCGGTGTACTGATTCAAGTGTACGCAGTATTCCATATGATGTTCTTAGCGCCAAAAGGGGAAACAGAATTTCCGATTGCAGAACCAGAGGAAGCAGAAGAAAAAACACCAATGTGGACAGATCGTTGGGGATTATGGATTGTCATCATGCTGCTCGTTGTTTCAATGGGTTACGTCATACCTCTTGTAGATTTAATCGTAAACGCACCGCCAGGATCGCCGCCATTTAGAACCTGGTAA
- a CDS encoding glycerophosphodiester phosphodiesterase yields the protein MKIYAHRGSSGTHPENTIAAFLDASKLPIHGIEFDVHMTKDGELVIIHDEKIDRTSNGKGYVKDMTLAELRNYDFGSWFSPQFKGEHIPTLYEVLDIFSETSHHLNIELKSDVIDYQGMTEKVLDLVGNLNLDTRVVISSFNLDAIRTVKELAPHIETGALFMKPLKDPLEYVRNIPTDALHIKVRSALRPSMRQLFNEGVIVRVFTINTAKYLSALKEVGVDAIFTDYPEKLYVYMKNHMN from the coding sequence ATGAAAATTTACGCGCACCGCGGATCTTCTGGGACACATCCCGAAAATACGATTGCTGCATTTTTGGATGCTTCGAAACTTCCTATTCATGGCATAGAATTCGACGTACACATGACAAAAGACGGCGAACTTGTCATCATACATGACGAAAAAATTGACAGGACTTCTAATGGCAAAGGCTATGTAAAAGACATGACACTCGCGGAATTAAGAAACTATGATTTCGGTTCTTGGTTTTCACCCCAATTTAAAGGGGAACATATACCAACTTTATATGAGGTTTTAGACATCTTTTCAGAAACATCACATCACTTGAATATTGAACTGAAATCGGATGTTATCGATTACCAAGGAATGACTGAAAAGGTTTTAGATTTAGTTGGAAACTTGAATTTGGATACCCGCGTTGTCATTTCATCGTTTAATCTCGATGCAATTCGAACAGTAAAAGAACTTGCTCCGCATATTGAGACAGGCGCGTTGTTTATGAAACCATTAAAAGATCCGCTTGAATATGTTAGAAATATCCCGACCGATGCCTTACATATTAAAGTTCGATCCGCCTTAAGGCCGTCCATGCGACAATTATTCAATGAAGGCGTAATTGTTCGGGTCTTTACTATTAATACAGCTAAGTATTTAAGCGCGCTAAAGGAAGTTGGGGTAGATGCTATCTTCACTGATTATCCCGAGAAGTTGTACGTGTACATGAAAAATCATATGAATTGA